One Phaseolus vulgaris cultivar G19833 chromosome 2, P. vulgaris v2.0, whole genome shotgun sequence DNA window includes the following coding sequences:
- the LOC137812649 gene encoding short-chain dehydrogenase TIC 32, chloroplastic: protein MWFLGWKGASGFSASSTAEQVTEGIDGTALTAIVTGASSGLGLETTQVLASRGVHVVMAVRNVDSGKNVKETILKENPSAKIDVMELDLSSMASVRKFAADFNSSGLSLNILINNAGVMATPFMLSQDNIELQFATNHLGHFLLTNLLLETMKKTVRECEQEGRIVILSSEAHRFSYREGILFDKINDESGYSSYFAYGQSKLANILHAKELARRLKEEGVEITVNCLHPGSIVTNILRYHGYVNALANTVGKYFLKNVQQGAATQCYVALHPQVKGISGEYFMDCNKGEPTALAKDSELAKKLWELSSSLTNPK, encoded by the exons ATGTGGTTTCTCGGTTGGAAAGGGGCGTCAGGGTTCTCAGCATCTTCCACAGCCGAACAAGTCACTGAAGGGATTGATGGAACCGCTCTCACCGCCATCGTCACAG GAGCATCAAGTGGTCTTGGTCTGGAGACCACCCAGGTTCTTGCATCCCGCGGTGTCCATGTTGTTATGGCAGTAAGGAATGTGGACAGTggtaagaatgtcaaagaaacTATTCTTAAGGAAAATCCCTCGGCTAAAATCGATGTTATGGAGTTAGATCTAAGCTCTATGGCATCGGTAAGGAAATTTGCAGCAGATTTTAACTCATCTGGTCTTTCACTGAATATCTTAAT TAACAATGCGGGGGTGATGGCAACTCCATTCATGCTTTCCCAAGACAATATAGAATTGCAGTTCGCAACCAATCATTTAG gtCATTTTCTCTTGACAAACCTTTTATTGGAAACTATGAAAAAAACAGTACGAGAATGCGAACAGGAAGGAAGGATAGTTATTCTATCATCAGAGGCACACCGATTTTCTTATCGTGAAGGAATTTTGTTTGATAAGATCAATGACGAATCGGG GTACAGCAGTTATTTTGCTTATGGACAATCAAAACTTGCTAACATTTTGCATGCAAAGGAGCTTGCAAGGCGCTTGAAG GAAGAAGGAGTGGAAATAACTGTTAACTGCCTTCATCCTGGATCAATTGTTACAAATATTTTGCGATACCATGGTTATGTTAATG CCCTTGCTAATACCGTGGGCAAGTACTTCCTTAAAAACGTGCAACAG GGAGCTGCAACTCAGTGTTACGTGGCGTTGCATCCACAAGTCAAGGGAATATCTGGTGAATACTTTATGGATTGCAACAAGGGAGAACCTACCGCTCTGGCTAAAGATTCAGAGCTGGCAAAAAAACTATGGGAACTAAGCTCAAGTCTGACTAATCCAAAGTAG
- the LOC137812648 gene encoding mitogen-activated protein kinase kinase kinase YODA, with the protein MWSWWGKSSSKEVKKKENRESIIQTIQRKLKNASEEKSNNKSERSRRHRDDAISKKGSRSLAPSRSPSPSTHVSRCQSFAERPLSQPLPLPGSHLSDAIGANPGVILTSKLDRAIDSKPSLHSPLPIPGFVSGKEDATDMEGEIATASVSSESSIDSGNSFDSPHFVSPLASDCENGNRATINSSFNLGHKNQPLITIQRNSRTFSKPSPQLCNNKPLSTSPRGVPLHLQNLQVACPGGLCSVPDSSISSPRNAMLNSELQTRKPYPDIASGHSYTMVSGRNSSHNSVGGDLSGQMILPQNRCSRECSPIVSPRMTSPGPSSRIQSGTVTPLHPKAGGTAAEAHTRRPDDVKQKNHQLPLPPIAVTKPCAFSPTYSASTTPSTPRSPGGSENSISPGSRWKKGQLLGRGTFGHVYLGFNRESGEMCAMKEVTLFSDDAKSRESAQQLGQEIAMLSRLRHPNIVQYYGSETVNDRLYVYLEYVSGGSIYKLVKEYGQLGEIAIRNYTRQILLGLAYLHAKNTVHRDIKGANILVDPNGRIKLADFGMAKHISGPSCPFSFKGSPYWMAPEVIKNSNGCNLAVDIWSLGCTVLEMATTKPPWSQYEGVAAMFKIGNSKELPTIPDHLSEDGKDFVKLCLQRNPQNRPSAAQLLEHSFVKNAMLERSILSAVPSEDPTAIINAVRSLVIGPAKSNSCLDSEVAGIYPPRNLRAGSGSSDPHTPREISCPISPSLPYKSLHTSGRMSPPISSPHTASGSSSPLTSGGGAIPYHQTKQLILSHEVSGMIQKSHNGVIPISSPRTASGSSSPLSSGGGAIPFHQTKQQLFSHEVVGMVQKSQNGAIPMYGPRTASGSSSPLTSGGGAVPFHQTKQPLFSHEVLSMIQKSQNGAIPISGPRTASGTYSPLTSGGGAIPFHQMKQPLFSHEVSGRIQKSQNGCIPISSPPTASGSSSPLTCGGGAIPIHQTNQLLFSHEVVGMTQKSQNGAIPISSPRTASGSSSPLTSGGGAIPFHQTKSQLFSNELVGMIQKSLNGAIPIASPRTASGSSSPLTSGGSAIPFLQTKQSQISHEVVGTIQNPQHGFYSSGNTPYHGSKHAQFGRNLQTTHACRDVGSSDNNHSRRAVQRDPIEFRDGKTYLADCVSQQLLRDYARLHACLDLKHDPPNPDRSNGL; encoded by the exons ATGTGGTCGTGGTGGGGAAAGTCTTCTTCCAAAGAGGTGAAAAAGAAGGAAAACAGGGAAAGTATTATTCAAACCATACAGAGGAAATTAAAGAATGCCTCTGAAGAGAAATCCAATAATAAATCTGAAAGATCAAGGAGACATCGTGATGATGCCATCTCCAAGAAGGGATCTAGATCTcttgcaccttcaagatcaccatcacCCTCTACACATGTATCCCGATGTCAAAGTTTTGCAGAAAGGCCACTCTCTCAACCACTCCCATTACCAGGGTCACATCTTTCAGATGCCATTGGTGCAAATCCTGGGGTTATTTTAACATCAAAACTTGATAGAGCCATAGACTCAAAGCCATCTCTACATTCCCCCCTTCCAATACCTGGTTTTGTTTCAGGCAAGGAAGACGCTACTGATATGGAAGGAGAAATAGCCACTGCATCTGTTTCTAGTGAAAGCTCAATTGATAGTGGCAACTCATTTGATTCGCCGCATTTTGTTAGTCCTCTGGCTTCTGATTGTGAAAATGGAAACCGAGCCACCATCAATAGTTCTTTCAA TCTGGGGCACAAGAATCAACCTCTTATTACTATccaaagaaactcaagaacattCTCAAAACCAAGTCCTCAGTTGTGCAATAATAAGCCATTGTCTACCTCACCAAGAGGGGTTCCTTTACATCTGCAAAATCTGCAAGTAGCTTGCCCAGGTGGTTTGTGTAGTGTTCCAGATAGTTCAATATCAAGTCCTAGAAATGCAATGTTGAACTCTGAATTACAGACAAGAAAACCTTATCCAGATATAGCTTCTGGGCACTCCTATACTATGGTTTCAGGCCGTAATTCTAGTCATAATTCAGTTGGTGGGGATCTTTCAGGACAAATGATTTTGCCGCAAAACAGGTGTAGCCGTGAGTGTTCTCCAATAGTTAGTCCCAGAATGACAAGCCCTGGTCCCAGTTCCAGGATACAGAGTGGTACTGTGACCCCTCTGCATCCTAAAGCTGGAGGAACTGCAGCAGAAGCACATACAAGACGCCCTGATGATGTGAAACAAAAAAATCACCAGTTACCACTCCCTCCAATAGCAGTCACTAAGCCGTGTGCATTTTCTCCAACCTATTCTGCATCAACAACTCCTTCAACCCCTCGTAGTCCGGGCGGATCCGAAAATTCGATAAGTCCAGGTTCACGCTGGAAAAAAGGGCAGTTGCTTGGAAGGGGAACATTTGGACATGTATATCTTGGTTTTAACAG AGAAAGTGGTGAGATGTGCGCGATGAAGGAGGTAACACTTTTTTCAGATGACGCTAAATCAAGGGAAAGTGCACAGCAACTAGGCCAA GAAATTGCAATGCTTAGTCGGTTGCGGCATCCAAATATTGTTCAGTATTATGGATCTGAGACG GTCAATGACAGACTTTATGTATACTTGGAGTATGTCTCCGGAGGGTCAATCTATAAGCTGGTTAAAGAATATGGCCAGTTAGGTGAAATTGCAATTCGTAATTATACGCGGCAAATTTTGTTAGGACTTGCATATTTGCACGCCAAGAACACTGTTCACAG GGACATTAAAGGAGCAAACATATTGGTGGACCCTAATGGGAGGATAAAATTGGCAGATTTTGGGATGGCCAAGCAT ATAAGTGGGCCATCTTGTCCATTTTCTTTCAAAGGAAGTCCTTACTGGATGGCACCTGAG gttataaaaaattcaaatggtTGTAATCTTGCGGTTGATATTTGGAGTCTGGGATGCACTGTTTTGGAGATGGCGACAACAAAACCTCCTTGGAGCCAATATGAAGGG GTTGCTGCTATGTTTAAGATTGGGAACAGCAAGGAACTTCCGACAATTCCAGATCATCTTTCAGAAGATGGAAAAGATTTCGTCAAGCTTTGTTTGCAAAGGAATCCTCAAAATCGTCCCTCGGCTGCTCAACTTCTAGAGCATTCATTTGTTAAAAATGCTATGCTGGAAAGATCTATTTTAAGCGCCGTTCCTTCAGAAGATCCAACTGCTATAATAAATGCAGTGAGATCTCTG GTCATCGGACCTGCAAAAAGTAATTCATGCTTAGACTCAGAAGTAGCTGGGATCTATCCGCCTAGAAACTTGAGAGCTGGTTCTGGATCAAG TGATCCTCATACACCAAGGGAGATCTCTTGTCCCATTTCTCCCTCTTTGCCTTATAAATCATTGCATACAAGTGGAAGGATGTCACCACCAATATCTAGCCCTCATACTGCATCTGGCTCATCTTCGCCCCTAACCAGTGGCGGCGGTGCTATTCCATATCATCAGACAAAGCAATTAATACTCTCACATGAAGTTTCGGGTATGATCCAAAAGTCCCATAATGGTGTTATTCCAATATCTAGCCCTCGTACTGCGTCTGGCTCATCTTCGCCACTAAGCAGTGGCGGTGGTGCAATTCCATTTCATCAGACAAAGCAACAACTATTCTCACATGAAGTTGTGGGTATGGTCCAAAAGTCTCAGAATGGTGCTATTCCAATGTATGGCCCTCGTACTGCATCTGGCTCATCTTCACCACTAACCAGCGGTGGCGGCGCTGTTCCGTTTCATCAGACAAAGCAACCACTATTCTCACACGAAGTTCTGAGTATGATCCAAAAGTCTCAGAATGGTGCTATTCCAATATCTGGCCCTCGTACTGCTTCTGGCACATATTCGCCACTAACCAGCGGTGGCGGTGCTATTCCATTTCATCAGATGAAGCAACCACTATTCTCACATGAAGTTTCGGGTAGGATCCAAAAGTCTCAGAATGGTTGTATTCCAATATCTAGTCCTCCTACTGCATCTGGCTCATCTTCGCCACTAACCTGTGGGGGCGGTGCTATTCCGATTCATCAGACAAATCAACTACTATTCTCACATGAAGTTGTGGGTATGACTCAAAAGTCTCAGAATGGTGCCATTCCAATATCTAGCCCTCGTACTGCGTCTGGCTCATCTTCACCACTAACTAGTGGCGGCGGAGCTATTCCATTTCATCAGACAAAGTCACAACTATTCTCAAATGAACTTGTAGGTATGATCCAAAAGTCCCTAAATGGTGCTATTCCAATAGCTAGCCCTCGAACTGCATCTGGCTCATCTTCGCCTCTAACCAGTGGTGGCAGTGCCATTCCATTTCTTCAGACAAAGCAATCACAAATCTCACATGAAGTTGTTGGTACGATCCAAAATCCTCAGCATGGTTTTTATTCATCTGGAAATACCCCTTATCATGGTTCTAAGCATGCGCAGTTTGGGAGAAACTTGCAAACTACACATGCTTGCCGCGATGTAGGTTCATCTGACAATAACCATTCTAGGAGGGCTGTCCAGAGAGACCCAATTGAATTTCGCGATGGGAAGACATACTTGGCGGACTGCGTGTCACAACAGCTGTTGAGGGATTATGCACGGCTACATGCATGCCTGGATCTTAAACACGATCCCCCAAATCCTGATCGCTCAAATGGCTTATGA